In the Streptobacillus moniliformis DSM 12112 genome, one interval contains:
- a CDS encoding DNA polymerase III gamma/tau subunits-like protein — translation MEIFKNEILNLKKSATFMLFADNRISLIENAKIFTSMLINEFNTDILTHPDVSYYPELKINDVREIIISSVESPYISDKKIYIIDSIETTKKEPLNALLKVIEEPSPNVFFILLTRRLEILETVKSRSIILNLNLTLNTKLIEENLEMFNFLENNMDYLNMYISKKDRVDLEVYKVESLDEIISSIKNYFDEINVFTVISYQYAIDYLVKNIRFMKEIDIIILKDELLSILLVGNDNKKSRDRIKIFMNTCINKYSKFKNFHYLDELLEYKLSINANVNLKTLMFLFINTLSKN, via the coding sequence ATGGAAATATTTAAAAATGAAATATTAAATCTAAAAAAAAGTGCTACTTTTATGCTTTTTGCAGATAATAGAATTTCTTTAATAGAAAATGCTAAAATATTTACATCTATGTTAATTAATGAATTTAATACTGATATATTAACTCATCCAGATGTTAGTTATTATCCTGAATTAAAAATTAATGATGTAAGAGAAATAATAATTAGTTCTGTTGAAAGCCCATATATTTCTGATAAAAAAATATATATTATTGATTCTATTGAAACTACAAAAAAAGAACCTTTAAATGCATTGTTAAAGGTAATAGAAGAACCATCGCCAAATGTTTTTTTTATACTTCTTACAAGAAGATTAGAAATACTTGAAACTGTTAAATCTAGGTCAATAATATTAAATTTAAACTTAACTTTAAATACTAAGCTTATAGAAGAAAACTTAGAGATGTTTAATTTTTTAGAAAATAATATGGATTATTTAAATATGTATATTAGTAAGAAAGATAGAGTTGATTTAGAAGTATATAAAGTAGAGAGTTTAGATGAAATCATATCATCTATTAAAAATTATTTTGATGAAATAAATGTATTTACAGTTATATCATATCAATATGCAATAGATTATTTAGTAAAAAACATTAGATTTATGAAGGAAATTGATATAATAATTTTAAAAGATGAACTATTATCTATATTATTAGTAGGTAATGATAATAAAAAGAGTAGAGATAGAATAAAAATATTCATGAATACTTGTATAAATAAATATTCTAAATTTAAAAATTTTCATTATCTTGATGAATTATTAGAATATAAATTATCAATAAATGCTAATGTAAATTTAAAAACATTAATGTTTTTATTTATCAACACATTATCAAAAAATTAA